TCGCGCTGTCGCAGCTGAACCGTGGTCCCGAGCAGCGTACGGACAAGAAGCCGATGGTCTCCGACCTGCGTGAATCAGGCTCCATCGAGCAGGATGCCGACATGGTCATCCTGCTGCACCGCGAGGATGCGTACGAGAAGGAGTCTCCGCGCGCGGGCGAGGCGGACCTGATCGTCGCCAAGCACCGTAACGGTCCGACGGCGACGATCACGGTCGCCTTCCAGGGGCACTACTCCCGCTTCGTGGACATGGCACAGACGTAATGAGCTCGACGTGACGAGGCGGCCCGGATAGACCTGCCTCATGACCTCCCCCAGTGAAGAGCTCCTTCCTGCCACGCGGCGGGCCCTTCTTCATCGCATCGCCGTTGCCCAGTCCGAAGGTCGCGCGCCCTCCTTTGTCGCCGGGGTGCAGCGCGACGGGCAGTTCGCGTGGTCGGGCTCCCGTAGTTGCGTCGACGGGCATGCGCCGGATGCCGATACCCAGTTCCGCATCGGCTCCATCACCAAGACCTTCACGGCAGTCCTGGTGCTGAGGCTGCGGGACGAGGGTCTGCTCGACTTGAACGACCCGCTGGAGCAGCACCTTCCCGGCACCGGGGTCGGGGATGTGACCATCGCTCAGCTCCTCGGTCACAGCGCCGGCCTGAGCGCGGAGACGCCGGGGCCGTGGTGGGAGCGCACGCCCGGCTCGCTGCGCCCCGAACTCGCCGATGTCCTCGGAGACCAGTCGCGGATGCATCCGGCCGGGCGGCGTCACCACTACTCCAACCCCGGCTATACGGTGTTGGGTTCACTGATCGAGGCGGTACGGAAGGCATCCTGGGAGGACGTGCTGCGGAGCGAGATCCTCGAACCGCTCGGCCTCTACCGTACGAGCCCACAGCCAGAGGCCCCGCATGCCGGTGGCTGGGCGGTGCACCCCTGGGCCGATGTGATGCTCCCCGAACCCGTCGAGGACCTCGGTCTGATGGCCCCGGCCGGACAACTCTGGTCGACGGCCGCCGACCTCTGCCGCTTCGCCGCCTTCCTCGCCGAGGGCGACGAGCGTGTGCTGAGCGCGGCGTCCGTGCGGGAGATGAGGACGCCGTCCGTCCCGGCCGGGGCCGGGGAGTGGGACAGCACCTATGGCCTGGGGATGCAGATCGTACGGAAGGACGGCCGCACCCTCGTCGGGCACTCGGGTTCATTGCCCGGCTTCCTCGCGGGGCTCTGGGTAAGCGTGGAGGACGGCATCGCGGCCGTCGCGCTCGCCAACGCCACGTCGGGGCCGCTTGCCTCGGCAGTGGCTGCCGATCTCGTACGGATTGTGGCCGAGGCCGAACCGCGCATCCCCGCTCCCTGGCGGCCGCTGCCCGAGGTCGACCACGCGCTGCTGGAGCTGACTGGGCCCTGGTACTGGGGGACTCAGTCCTTCGGGCTGCATCTGCTTGTCGACGGAGGCGTGGAACTGCAGCCGCTGGGCGGCACCGGCCGCGGGTCGCGCTTTGCCGCGCAGGGGGACGGTACCTGGACCGGACTCGACGGTTACTACGCGGGGGAGACCTTGCGCGTGGTGCGGGTGGAGGACGGCCCGGTGAGCCATCTCGATCTGGGCTCGTTCGTCTTCACACGTGAGCCGTATGAGCCGGGTGCAGCGATTCCGGGTGGAGTGGACGAGGAGGGCTGGCGCTGACGCACAGCGTGAAACGGATCTGATGTTTCACGTGAAACGCGAGTGGGACCATGCCTGAACCCACTCAGGCCGTCAACTCCCGCTCCAGTGGGGTACGGAAACGGGGCGTAAACCGGGCCTCGGCCACCCAGCCCGACAGCCGTGACGCCTCT
This window of the Streptomyces sp. SLBN-118 genome carries:
- a CDS encoding serine hydrolase, coding for MTSPSEELLPATRRALLHRIAVAQSEGRAPSFVAGVQRDGQFAWSGSRSCVDGHAPDADTQFRIGSITKTFTAVLVLRLRDEGLLDLNDPLEQHLPGTGVGDVTIAQLLGHSAGLSAETPGPWWERTPGSLRPELADVLGDQSRMHPAGRRHHYSNPGYTVLGSLIEAVRKASWEDVLRSEILEPLGLYRTSPQPEAPHAGGWAVHPWADVMLPEPVEDLGLMAPAGQLWSTAADLCRFAAFLAEGDERVLSAASVREMRTPSVPAGAGEWDSTYGLGMQIVRKDGRTLVGHSGSLPGFLAGLWVSVEDGIAAVALANATSGPLASAVAADLVRIVAEAEPRIPAPWRPLPEVDHALLELTGPWYWGTQSFGLHLLVDGGVELQPLGGTGRGSRFAAQGDGTWTGLDGYYAGETLRVVRVEDGPVSHLDLGSFVFTREPYEPGAAIPGGVDEEGWR